tttcttcatttattgcttgccacatcatccattttatctagatatgtgtgatgttactacctatattactcccactgtgggtagtctaatCAAATGCACTAGTATATTTCTCACTGGAAGATGCTGCAATCAATTCCAGTATTTAGTACCTGATCTTTCTCCTCCGCGTGCTATCAGTAGGTGCATGCAGAATTAATGCCCTGATTTTTAGCCCAGACATTTTGGGGTTCCATAGATTCAAGTGCATGTGCTATTATGATTACATAAAATCTCGGGAAGGTTAAGCCCGTATTACATTAAATCACATGATATGTCTCTTGGATTTTTTTCTGAGGTGGCATAATTGATGAGGTGGATGGCTGCATGTGACTGCTGATGTGGGTAGGttgcatgttgagagaaataAGGTCGGCCccgaagaggggggggggggggggggggggggggagggggcggccgcCCGAGGCCCCCAATCGTCAGCCCCCCTCCCAGGTATGTGTATGTAGGACCACGCTGCCGGTGGGTTCCTTGCCGGTCCATATCCGAGCGTGGATAGGTGGGGTGTCCATTAAGCTCGACCCACAACCATATATTGATGATATCATGGACTAGTGCCATTCTGGGACTTCACCAGAGTTGTGGTGGCCTCCTATGACAGTTATTGACCCTATATAATGGCAATTGTGCATGGGGTTGTTCTATTGAATGCTAGGTCAACTACTCGGAAGAATGTTCAGGTAGGCTCTTCGGCAAGCCTCTAGGCGATAGTGTTTGTTTCTCCCATTGGTTTGGTGGATGGCGAGGGGAACATCGATGGGTGGTCTTGGGGCGGTCTTTGTCCTCGGTGGAGACTAGGCTCTGTTCCGGATCCGGAGGCCTAGATCTTGTCATAGTGGGCACACCTTGTGATTGGGTTGTTGCCTAGAAACCCATGGATGCATGTCGCATCCCTCATGGGGTGCATCACGGTACTCTTCCCTCCTCTTGTCTCTGCGCTGGTCTAGCTTTCTGTTATCATATTTGTAAGAGGGTTTACCTCAATGCCTTGTATTGTTTGGCCATACAGCTTTATGTATAAATGCGAATGAAATGCTATTCTATATAGAGAAAAAATGGAATCGAATGCAAGATTTTCTCTCCTCCGCCTCAACAAAAAATCTATTTATGGTGCCACAATATGCGTGTTGGCATCCCACCGCCGGACACATCATTTATACTGGTTAAATACCCCCGCGGTGCTACAAGAGGATACAATATTTGAAGAGTGGTGGCCTGTGACCGATTGTCCTCAGTCATCACCTCATCCTCAAAGGCACGGTTGGAGCCCTCGACCGTTGACATCCTCGATCGAGCACCTGTTGCCCTTACCCGTGAACTTTTCGAAAACCGTCATCATGTGGACATCCTACAGAGCACACGATCACCATACGTATTGGCGGACGCTTGGTTGCCCTTGCCGCGAGCGTGTAGTGGTTGTTGTCCATGTTCGCAAGTGTTGGCCGTCCATGTTGCTGAGAGCCTGCTGGCCATCCTCGCCCGCGAGCGCTTTCAAATTGATTCGGTGTGATTAACTGTGTGCCTAATTAATTAATTGCAGGCCTAATTAAAAATTAATTCGGCATGATTAACTATGTGCCTTATTAATTAATTGCAGGCCTAATTTCCCCCCAAAATAATTTAAAGGCCTAATTAACTGTCTATTTAATTATCTGCGAGTCTAGTTAGATGTCTATCGTCTGTAAGACCAATTAATAGTTTTCCTAATTAATTAATTGACTGCCTAATTGAAAAATCTCTTTCTAATTGTATGCGGGCTTAATTAACTACCTGCCTAAttaattaattgcattaatgaCTCGATTTTTAAATTGATTCGGCGCGTAACTATTCCCTATTTATATGATCCTAACTAGTTGCACACATAATTAATTGTCAGACTGATTAGTTGCATTAGTGGCTTGATTTTTAAATTGATTCAGTGCTcagtttttattatttttctcatTAATGTGTGTGCTAAACGACGGACGATGTACCAACTCCCCTTTAATAGTAAAGATTCTATCATTTATGTTTAGTACAGtgggtactccctccgtttataaatataagtcttttttagatACGGACTACCtgcggagcaaaatgagtgaacctaCAATCTAAAATACatttatatacatccgtatgtggttcatattTAGAAACGGAAGGACTATTAATGTCAAATATATAAATCTTAGTACTCATTTGTTTTTCTAACTTGTCATCATGTACACGTGTTGACCATGTGATGCATCACATCTTCATCGTTACTCCATATCATTTACTATAAAATCAAATCAATTAATTAAACGCACAAAATCTTTTTTGAAAGATTTGAAATGAACATACTACATGTAGTGCAATGTTGTGCTTGCTAGCTCGGACAACAAGCATATCTCCCCACAAAGAGACGCGGGTGCTCTATGGCTATGGAGAAGATCATTCTCCTCCTCGCCGTCCTAGTACCCATTCGCATGGCAGCTGCTCGGACGGATTGCCCCAACGTGTCGTTACTGGGCGCGGTGGCCGCCTGCCAGAAGGCGTGCGGCACGAAGCTCATGTACAACCTCTGCATCCGCATGATGCGCCAAGGCCATGCCGACATGTCCCCGTCGCACAAGGAGAGGGCCACCGCATACGCGATCCTGGCGGCGCACTCCGCTGCGAATTCCTTCGACGACACGAAACTCGCCGCGAGCAACCAGCTTAGCCATAACTCCTCGCTCTCCGGCCAGCAGAGGGACGCCTACGAGGGGTGCATGAACGACTACGCACCAGCGGACAGCTCCATCGACCGCATCGCCGACGAGACGCTCCCCAGCTGCCGCTTCACGGGCCTCGCCGACGAGTACACGCGTGTGATAACTAGTGTGGAGAAGTGTAGGGACCGGTTGTTGACGCCGACTCTGGTGAAAACGCCGCTGTACCCCATGGTGGTGGCCGACCGGAACAAAGCAGTGCTAGCGAACATGCTTGGTAAACTGTTAGGCATATGAGTGTGTTGGATTGAGAGGCAGTCCAGAGCAAACAATAAATACCGGCATTGAGTACACCGCTACATAGTGTTACGTGCATGATGTATTGTCAGGGGGTGGATTTAGGATTTGGTGCCAGGTTAGGCCAATCTGTTACTCCCTCAttttcggtttatagggcttatatTAAAATTTTAGTTCTCCCATTTTATAAGTCTTAATTTAGTTGTTCCCCATCAAatgttcagatttcaaggtgcaataaatcattgcatgcaagtattaaaaaaaaattgaccaatgcatgtattTTATGcctgcatgcattgcaattaatgcgtTAGTAAACACAATTTTTGAAGAAAACAAACGCATTAATTGAGTgattttgcaaactacaaaaattgTTTCATCACTCACCATCTAttttggttgatgagatttttgaattgagccctataaaccgaaaaGGATGTAGTAAGTTATTAAGCTTCTTTAAATTCGAGGCTCCTGATATGTCATGGTTAGAAGTCGGTTGTTGGCTCGATTATAACGGTTTGCTTCGCTGGTTAACTGTCTCTGAGACTACAAGAACCTAGGAATAGTTTGGATTCAAACTACAGTCTCAGTTTGGTTTCCTATTGGGCTGTCATTGGATTGGACA
This sequence is a window from Aegilops tauschii subsp. strangulata cultivar AL8/78 chromosome 7, Aet v6.0, whole genome shotgun sequence. Protein-coding genes within it:
- the LOC120969657 gene encoding uncharacterized protein — encoded protein: MAMEKIILLLAVLVPIRMAAARTDCPNVSLLGAVAACQKACGTKLMYNLCIRMMRQGHADMSPSHKERATAYAILAAHSAANSFDDTKLAASNQLSHNSSLSGQQRDAYEGCMNDYAPADSSIDRIADETLPSCRFTGLADEYTRVITSVEKCRDRLLTPTLVKTPLYPMVVADRNKAVLANMLGKLLGI